The Chitinophaga niabensis genome segment TTAATGGTTCTTAAACCATCTGCAGACACTTTCAAAGTGATCCACTTATCCTCTTCCGCTAAGAAGAAACGTTTGGTTTGCAGATTAGGCAGAAACCTCCTGTTAGTCTTAATGTTCGAGAAAGATACGTGATGACCTGTAATTGGTTTTTTCCCTGTCACCTGACATACTCTTGCCATGTTCTTAAAATTTTGGACTGCAAAAGTCGCACTAATTTGTTTAATAATCAAATTCTGGTCAGTGTTTTTATTCACACTATTTTGGACTGTCCTTTTTTCTGGACAGTTAAACCAGCTTAAAGTAATACCCCCAGGCTCTTAATAACCGCGCCCAGCCTCACTGCATCCAGGATCCGCTGCTGCTCTGTGCCGTGTTTCAGCAGAGCCTCTTCATGGGAGGTTACGCACATCTGGCAACCGTTCAGGGCAGAAATAACCAGGCTCACCAGTTCAAACAGCTCTTTTCCGATCACCGGATTGGCCATAATGCTCATACGGATACCAGCCGGCGCCGTGGTATAGAATTCTTTCTCTACAAAATGGCGGAAACGGTAGTATACGTTATTGGCATTCATGAGGGAAGTGCAGCTCACAATATCGGCAATCTCCTTATCAGTAGCGCCGGCAGCCAGGGCCAGTTGCTCAAAACCGCTCTGCAGGGCAGGCAGTTTTTCATTGATGGCCACGGAAAGACCTATCAGGTAAGCATCCTTTTTGGGAAGCGTGGCAGCATCGAGGGCATTGGATACATTGATCTTCAGATCTTTCAGGTAACGGGCATCAGCAGCGGCAAGTGCAGCCAGCTTTGCAGGAACTTCCGTACCGGGGAGGCCTACCACCTGCAATAATTGCTGAGCGGTATCCTGTGTATTTGTAGCGAACATAATTTCTTGATTTTGTAAAATACCGGGTAAGGCATGCCTTACCCGGTACAAAGATTCATTGGATTAAGCTTTGATGGTAGCTTCACCTTTCTGCCAGTTGCAGGGGCACAGCTCATCTGATTGCAGTGCGTCCATTACACGCAGCACTTCTTTTACGTTACGGCCTACAGACAGGTCGTATACGGAAGTCCAGCGAACGATACCCTGAGGGTCTACCACGAAAGTAGCGCGGTAAGCGATCTTCTCTTCTGCTTCCAGGATACCCAGTTCCTGTGCGAGGCTTTTAGAAGTGTCTGCCAGCATAGGGAATTGTAATCCACGGAGGTCATCGTGATTATTTCTCCAGGCAAGGTGAACGAATTCAGAATCTGTAGAAGCACCGATCAGGATGGCATCGCGGTCTGCGAAGTCCTGGTAGTGTTTGTTGAATTCAGCGATCTCTGTAGGGCAAACGAAAGTGAAATCCTTCGGCCACCAGAACATTACCATCCATTTGCCGGAAGCTTTGATCTCTTCAGAAGAGATCTCGTAAAACTCTTTCCCTTTTTCGATTGATACAACTGCCTTTTTTGCGAACGCCGGGAACTCCGCCCCTACTGATAAAACTGCATTTTTCATGATACTATGTCGGATTTATTGATTTAATGCTATGCTATTTTTGTAAAGCCGCCGCAAAGTTGCCCCGCAAAAAATTATAAATCAAATAGATTTACCAACGTTAGATATCGACTTTATCTATATTGTTTTAAAATTTTATAGATGTATGTTCTGTAAAATGCTGTACCAGTAAGGGATAAGCATTTCAGCCCCACTTTTTACGCAAATAAGGCATCTTTTTTCAGTAGATACACGTAACCTTTTGGCACAGTATTTAGTTATATAAGTAAGCAAGATTAAAAATGATTGGTTATGAAACTTAGAAATGTACTTTTAGTGATCCTTACGGTAGGCCTTGCTTTGATTCCGTTTATCAAAAACAGTATCAACAAACAGGATGAATTTGATGCTACACAGGATTTGTTCATCTAGTTTAGGCGGTACGTACAGGTAGTATGACCGCAGCGGGCTCCATTGTACCGTGATGTTCGTTTCGCCCCGAACCTGGGCGTGGGAACTTTTTTGCTCAGCCTGCCACAGTACCTGGCAGCATATGTAGACAGTTTTCCCCTAAAGGCTTTTAAGGCGGACCAAAAGATGGTCCGCCTTATTTTTTTCTTCCTATGCCTGCCAGCCCAGTAATGTGATATAAATGATGATCCCCGCATCCATCCTTTTCAGGTGAATAAGTTCGTGTTTCAGGGACCGGAGGGCACGGTTCATCTGTTTTTCTATGGTACCCGTGGCTATTTCCAGTTCAGCGGCGATCTGCCGGTAACTCATATCATGCTCCTTATGCATCCGGAAGATGAGTTGCTGCTGCTGCGGGAGTTTGTTGATGGCCTGCTGTATAAGCTGATGTTTTTCCTCATTCATCACCTTTTCGTCCGGCGATGGCGCCATATCTTCACGGGTAACTTTTAAGAGCAGTTCTTTCTGCCTCCCCCGCTTTCTCATTTCATCAAGGAATATATTCCGGGCGTATTGCCGCAGCAGGGCAAGGATGGCATGGTCGTCCTTCACGTTATCTATATGCTGCCAGAGACGGATATAACATTCCTGCATGATATCTTCGCACAAATGCACTTCTCCGCACATGGCAAACAATACGGAAAAGAGCTTGTCATGTGTATCGTCAATGATCCGCTTTAACCTGTTTTCATGATATTTCTGCAAGGGATACCTTATTTGCGTTAAAGATAAAAGGCTAAGGTTAACTAATCATTAAGCGTGTATTTGCGGTACGGGTAAATTAAATGGCGGGCGTGTTGATACTGTAAATATATTTACGGCACTTATTTATGGATAAGAAAACACTGGAAGATTATTTCAAAGGGCATTTAACCGGCGAACAGCAGGAAGAGGTAATGCAATGGATATCGGAGCAGGGCGAGGGCTGGACGGATGCCTTTATTCAGGATAACTGGGACCGGCCGGTACATCTGCCCCCTCCTCAGCAGAAAGCATCCATAAAGGCAAAGGTGATGGAAAATATCAGAAGCCGCCAACCCCTACGTAAACTATGGTTGCATATCGGCCGCGCAGCAGCTATCTTGCTGCTCCTTAGCGCAGGAGCCTGGTGGTGGATGCAGCAGCAACCCTCCGCCCCGCAATGGCATACAGTGAGCAATAGCGGCGGTGGGCATATTATGCTGCGGGATACTTTGCCGGATGGTACTGTCATTACGCTGAACGAGCATTCCAGCCTGAGATATCCTTCATCCTATAATAAAAAGAACAGAACGGTATTCCTTACCGGGGAAGCGTTTTTTGAAGTGCATCACGATAAGGAAAGACCTTTTATTGTAAAAGCAGGGAATGCCTCCACGCGGGTATATGGCACCGCTTTCAGCGTATCCGCCTATGCCTCCTCCGGCCAGCTGCGTGTAGGACTGCAACGGGGAAGCATTGGTGTGATATCTGACACAGCACATGAGGAACAGGAAAAGATGCTGGTACCGGGTGAACTGCTGATCTATAACAAGGGAAACAAAACTATATCTATAGAACACCAGGCACCGGAAAAGCTGGGCGCCTGGACCACAGGGAAACTGGTGTTTTTCAAAACACCGGTTGAAGATGTGTTCAACCAGCTGGAGCAGCGGTACGATGTTCATTTCAGTAATGATCACGGAATGGCAGAGAGAACAGTGACCGCCACTTTTGATGGCGTACCGCTAAACAAAGTATTGCAGCATATTTCTTTTGTATGGAATATCCGCTTTGAACAACGGGGGGACAGTATCTATGTAAAGTAAGAGGGTATACAGATCAATCATTTTCACGCACTCAAAAATAAAGCGCTGTCGGGCAGGACAGCGCTATTGGAAGTGCTTTACTTAAACAATAAAACAATCAACAACAAAGCTATGACAAAAAAACCAGAAAGCGTGTTGTCAAAAAAATGCGGTCCCCTGTACTGGAAGGCATGGGGCCTGTTCCTTTTGTCCCTCTTTTACGCACCATTCGCGATGGCGCAAAACATCAAAGTGGACCTTGCCAGAACGGACCTTGCCCGTGTGGTAGACCTTATTCAGCGCCAGGCCAATGGCTATGAATTCTCCTACCAGGAGGAGGCCCTGGCGAAAGTAAAGCTGGAACGCGTACACCTGGAAACAGGCAAACTGAAAGATGCGCTGGACCAGTTGCAGCAATATGGATTGAAGTATATGCT includes the following:
- the rpmB gene encoding 50S ribosomal protein L28: MARVCQVTGKKPITGHHVSFSNIKTNRRFLPNLQTKRFFLAEEDKWITLKVSADGLRTINKRGLYAVVKELRAGGNKDI
- a CDS encoding carboxymuconolactone decarboxylase family protein, with protein sequence MFATNTQDTAQQLLQVVGLPGTEVPAKLAALAAADARYLKDLKINVSNALDAATLPKKDAYLIGLSVAINEKLPALQSGFEQLALAAGATDKEIADIVSCTSLMNANNVYYRFRHFVEKEFYTTAPAGIRMSIMANPVIGKELFELVSLVISALNGCQMCVTSHEEALLKHGTEQQRILDAVRLGAVIKSLGVLL
- a CDS encoding peroxiredoxin → MKNAVLSVGAEFPAFAKKAVVSIEKGKEFYEISSEEIKASGKWMVMFWWPKDFTFVCPTEIAEFNKHYQDFADRDAILIGASTDSEFVHLAWRNNHDDLRGLQFPMLADTSKSLAQELGILEAEEKIAYRATFVVDPQGIVRWTSVYDLSVGRNVKEVLRVMDALQSDELCPCNWQKGEATIKA
- a CDS encoding RNA polymerase sigma factor, which produces MQKYHENRLKRIIDDTHDKLFSVLFAMCGEVHLCEDIMQECYIRLWQHIDNVKDDHAILALLRQYARNIFLDEMRKRGRQKELLLKVTREDMAPSPDEKVMNEEKHQLIQQAINKLPQQQQLIFRMHKEHDMSYRQIAAELEIATGTIEKQMNRALRSLKHELIHLKRMDAGIIIYITLLGWQA
- a CDS encoding FecR family protein, encoding MDKKTLEDYFKGHLTGEQQEEVMQWISEQGEGWTDAFIQDNWDRPVHLPPPQQKASIKAKVMENIRSRQPLRKLWLHIGRAAAILLLLSAGAWWWMQQQPSAPQWHTVSNSGGGHIMLRDTLPDGTVITLNEHSSLRYPSSYNKKNRTVFLTGEAFFEVHHDKERPFIVKAGNASTRVYGTAFSVSAYASSGQLRVGLQRGSIGVISDTAHEEQEKMLVPGELLIYNKGNKTISIEHQAPEKLGAWTTGKLVFFKTPVEDVFNQLEQRYDVHFSNDHGMAERTVTATFDGVPLNKVLQHISFVWNIRFEQRGDSIYVK